The Glycine max cultivar Williams 82 chromosome 3, Glycine_max_v4.0, whole genome shotgun sequence sequence GAAATGCTCAAAACGTTTAATTAATCCCAATACACtgaaattaatgttatttagaattgttgcataaaaaaatgtttaaacttgagaaatattatttgtataataaattaCACAATAATGAGAagttgaagaaaaaagaagcataAGATTAAGAGGTGATGAATGATTGAATGATatgaaagagagaaatagaaaaatgatattatgatataatttataGTATGAATTGTTATATAAATTCTTATAACACACCTAGTTAGAATTATTGCATACTCCCTCCAAATCTAAATATAAGCAAATTTTTTGTCCTAAAATACCTTCATAGTAATGCTggtaaaatatgaataaatgattAACGAGAAACaagatttaattaaatgaaaaatataatataaataatatcattaaatgagataaaaattagttagtatttatttatattttaagtctttttttttttgcttatatttagTTTCGGAATAGTATTTAACTAGAAAGTACCAAAgcaattttgtattttactatCCGGAATGCATTTCTAGGCTCGGCCCAAATATAGATGTTAGTCGTGGTTCGCCGATGAATTAATTCATCATTACCGATTAAGTTGAATGTGttcttataactttttttttataaaaaaactgagTCCGAGTAAAGACTTAACAATAAACTATTTCAGTTAGATTTTAGtagaatttattatttcaaagtCATTTATATTAAAGCATTAATTTTTAGAATGAATTGTATTAAAATATTGACGTATTTAGAAACGATAACTTAGAAGCGAGTTTCAagcaattaattttgtttaaataataactACTTttgaactatatatattttttgatgcAGCTTGAACtatatttataagtttttaaaaaatttgtaagtctcacttaaaattaacaagaagaaaaaaacctaTTAATTTAGTCCTCAGCGTTATGTGTTACTGTATTAGCACATCATTTAAATTGTCAATATATTAaatcttcaaagaaaaaattataatctgaTTAGTCtgtcaacaaattaattttttaaaaaaacccactacatttatttttatagagGGCTAAAGTGACGACCAAAAAATATCCAGGAGAATATTTGGATGTGTGGTCACATTTTGCGAGTTGTAAGATTTGAACATACATACATAAAAACTTAGGTTCGACCTTTATTATTACAGTTGCCATAACATTAATATCTTCATTGTAGACAAACACTTTTGACAATTTGTCAAAAGCATGATTAGAAATATAGCAAAATAGAATTCAACTTGATTTTCTATGATACACAACAAGATGGTTCAATCAGAGGAATACATCACAGAGGAATACATCACACTGTAGTAGGTAGATGTTGCATTATTATAGGCAACCAGAAGAAAATTTGTCTCAGAGGAATACATCACATTGTAGTTACTACTGTAGGTAATAATATTATTGCATTTCCATCTCATACACAACTTGAATAACTAGACACCAATTACAAAAGATATAGCATGAATGAAGACAAATCTGCTATGAACTAGTGTATAACTCCAGTGACACATGCAACAGTTTCATGTCCATAACAAGGATAAAGAGCAATGCTAAATCATCTGGTAGTAATCTGTCTGTCTGAAGTTTCATGTTCAGCTATCTCCTCCTCTTGACAAGTCCATCCAAGGTTCACAGCCAAGTCTTCCACTGGCACCTTGATCACATCACTTCTGACACCAATGTCAGTTGCATATCTGCTCATGCAGTACATACCTGCTGTTACAGTAGCAACACCAACAGGACTTGGCATTAACAACTTGAGAGGAGAAGTGATCATTGCAGCCAATGGAGCACCAATAACAGAAGAAGCTTGGCCACTTCTTCCAACCCCTTGCTTGTCTTGTATCAAAAGACCAGTTTTGCAGTACAAGGCAAAATCCTCACAATTGTTCTGAAAAACATTATAATTACCAAAGCCGTTTTGAAGAAGATACATTGCTCGATGAATAACAGTCTCTGGTGGGTCAGCTGATGCAGTAGTGCATGTGCCACCCCTTATTCTGCTGAGGAAAACAGATGGTGAAACCTCATACTCAAAACAGTAAAGAGACCCATTTCGAAGGAAACAGTCTAAGCAGGAAAGGACTACACCACAGTTTGGCTGTCTGAATCCACAATCAGGAAAGGTTGGACATGGGTTTGATGTTGGATCATCCCAGTTTGATGATGTCTCAGTCATTGACTTTAAGTTCCTTTCAGGTCTGAAATGTACAACCTTGCTTCCCCCAACAAAAATGCCTGCATGATATTTAGATTCATCTAACTTAAATTTAAGCTTGATTCAATATACAAGATTTTCTAAAGCTGTTCTGAATTTAGTTAGATGTCATagatcttgcccaaatcaactTGAATAAGTGGCAAACTGCAGAAAAGGTTGATTCTGACAAAGTAGAGAACCAAAAGAAGGAATTTGTCTTCAAACTAACAAAATCAAACAATGACAGTGATATTCTTCATCATGGATGTTGTAAGGACTAGAAAGCAGCAGGAAGGTCTTAAGAATTAAAGCTATGAAAAAGATACAGTATAATTGACACACAGCATAAACTGAAAGTGTGCAATAGAAATGTTATAAATGATGCAATGCAAAAACAGAATGATGAATTACCCACAAAGAGACTAGTTGTTATCAGTAAGAAAGCACAGAACAGCTCCCTTTCCCGTGAGTCATTCTTTCATTGTGTAGTAACAATTGTTAAgtagtaaaaaataatgattgtgtttattttcatGGAAAGAATTCCCTAGTTATTAGGTTGCATCATCTAGCATGAAAACACTAAAAAGAGTAACTAATGAAGGCATAGATAGAAGCATTTGAACAAACAAATActtagaatttcaaaaaataatacaagCATCCACCAAAGAATGAAGATTTTCCTTTTTACCCTGCTAACACGATGATACCATAACTTCTATATAACAAATACAGCTACTGGcattaaaaggaaaagaaaagaaaaagaccaTAATGATGGGCAAGGCTAACCCACCAACAATGTTAAGAAACTGAGGATAAAAAGACAATTAATGGCATGTACTTCTAAGGCTGTCATGCCACAATCAACACACCTCCAGGTGCTAAGTCATGGCACATGAGACAGAACATTCATTGTCCAAGGCAAAACCACTATATGGTTTCATTGAACTATacctatttatattttatagaaattGTAAGGATGATTTGTATAT is a genomic window containing:
- the LOC100527481 gene encoding Protein LEAD-SENSITIVE 1-like; protein product: MGLLSNRVERHEIKPGDHIYTYRAVFTYSHHGIFVGGSKVVHFRPERNLKSMTETSSNWDDPTSNPCPTFPDCGFRQPNCGVVLSCLDCFLRNGSLYCFEYEVSPSVFLSRIRGGTCTTASADPPETVIHRAMYLLQNGFGNYNVFQNNCEDFALYCKTGLLIQDKQGVGRSGQASSVIGAPLAAMITSPLKLLMPSPVGVATVTAGMYCMSRYATDIGVRSDVIKVPVEDLAVNLGWTCQEEEIAEHETSDRQITTR